The segment GCGGCCGCTCTTCAGGTGATCCCTGCACGCATTCGCGGCGATGCGGAACACCCAGGCGCCAAACCGGCCCGGGTCGCGGCACCCCTCGAGCTGAGCGTACGCCTTGACGAACGCCGATTGCACCAGGTCGGCCGCGGTGTCTGGCTGCCCCGTCATACGCAAGGCGTAGCGGTAAAGCAGGTCCTGGTACCGCCGGACCAGCAGTGCGTAGGCCTCGCGCTCCCCGCCCCGCACACGGGCCACCACCTCCGCATCGGCCCACTCCCCGCCGTGGCGGGGCGGTCCGCTCTCCTGCATCATCAGACGATTCGGTCTGCAAAAGGTCACAGCACACGCCGGCCCCGCTACTTGCCCGGGACCGGACCCGCCGCTATACTCGCCCTCTGGCCACGTGTTCCGCCCGGAGCCCGGAACGGGGCTGATTTCCTCCCAGGCACGCGGGAGGCATCGGCCCCGTAATCGTGTGGCGGATCCAGGGACGGAAGAGCGGCCGCACCTTTTGTACCCGCGTATGCCTGAAGGATACCAGTTCGCGCGCATCCCTGAAGACGGCGCCCCCGTCACCTACCGGGACGGCCAGTTGGCCGTGCCCAACACGCCGATCATCCCCTACATCGAGGGGGACGGCACAGGTCCGGACATCTGGCGCGCGGCTCGCCGCGTCCTCGAGGCGGCCGTCGAGCGCGCCTACGGCGGCGAGCGCCGCCTGGCCTGGATGGAAGTTGCGGCGGGCGAGAAGGCGGCGCGCGCGACGGGGGAGTGGCTGCCCGAGGAGACGCTGCAAGCACTCCGTGACTTCAGGGTCGGCATCAAGGGGCCGCTCACCACGCCCGTGGGGGGCGGGATCCGCTCCCTCAACGTCGCGCTCCGGCAGTTGCTCGACCTTTACGCCTGTATCCGTCCCGTGCGCTACATCGCGGGGGTGCCTTCGCCCCACCGCGAGCCGGAGCAGGTGGATTTCGTGATCTTCCGGGAGAACACGGAAGACGTCTACGCGGGGATTGAGTGGCCGGCGGGCAGCGCGGAAGCGGAGCAGTTGCGCGGCTTCCTGGTGGAAACGCTGGGGGCGGACGTCCGGCAGGGGAGCGCCCTGGGTGTCAAGCCGATGAGCGAATTCGGCAGCAAGCGCCTGATCGCCGCCGCGATCCGCTACGCGCTCCAGAGCCGCCGCCCCTCCGTGACCCTGGTGCACAAGGGCAACATCATGAAGTACACGGAGGGCGCGTTCCGCGACTGGGGGTACGAGGTCGCCCGCGAGCAGTTTGGGGGGTCTACCGTCTCCGAGGCCGAGGCGACGCCGGATGACGGCCGCGTCGTCATCAAGGACCGGATCGCCGACGCCATGTTCCAGCAGATCCTGTTGCGGCCCGGCGAGTACTCCGTCATCGCCACCCCCAACCTGAACGGGGATTACCTCTCGGACGCCGCCGCGGCCATGGTGGGCGGACTGGGAATGGCGCCGGGCGCCAATGTGGGAGATGAAGTGGCCGTGTTCGAGGCGACGCACGGCACGGCGCCGAAGTACGCGGGGCTGGACAAGGTGAACCCGGGCTCCCTCATCCTGTCCGGCATGATGCTGCTCGAGCACCTCGGCTGGGAGGAAGCCGCCCGTCTCGTGCTGCGCGGGCTCGAGGGTGCCGTACGCAGCAAAGTCGTGACCTATGACCTGGCGCGGCAGATGGACGGTGCCACGCTGGTTTCGACCTCGGGCTTCGCCGAGG is part of the Gemmatimonadota bacterium genome and harbors:
- a CDS encoding sigma-70 family RNA polymerase sigma factor — encoded protein: MMQESGPPRHGGEWADAEVVARVRGGEREAYALLVRRYQDLLYRYALRMTGQPDTAADLVQSAFVKAYAQLEGCRDPGRFGAWVFRIAANACRDHLKSGRRRDVSLEHTSSIRSAADPAADLERAELRRVLQGALERLPLPQREAFVLKHVEGRSYEEMAELLQEPVPALKMRVHRARQALKAMLEEVL
- the icd gene encoding isocitrate dehydrogenase (NADP(+)) is translated as MPEGYQFARIPEDGAPVTYRDGQLAVPNTPIIPYIEGDGTGPDIWRAARRVLEAAVERAYGGERRLAWMEVAAGEKAARATGEWLPEETLQALRDFRVGIKGPLTTPVGGGIRSLNVALRQLLDLYACIRPVRYIAGVPSPHREPEQVDFVIFRENTEDVYAGIEWPAGSAEAEQLRGFLVETLGADVRQGSALGVKPMSEFGSKRLIAAAIRYALQSRRPSVTLVHKGNIMKYTEGAFRDWGYEVAREQFGGSTVSEAEATPDDGRVVIKDRIADAMFQQILLRPGEYSVIATPNLNGDYLSDAAAAMVGGLGMAPGANVGDEVAVFEATHGTAPKYAGLDKVNPGSLILSGMMLLEHLGWEEAARLVLRGLEGAVRSKVVTYDLARQMDGATLVSTSGFAEAIVQHMAGAA